From a single Streptomyces misionensis genomic region:
- a CDS encoding potassium channel family protein, with protein sequence MFHVKHADHDTTASPDSDRPRDNGTRTDERSVTHRVKLPVKVVERPLRQVAKRLLMALLVLVLTALVVYADRAGYRDSADDSVDLLDSFYYATVTLSTTGYGDITPVSDSARLTNIFVITPLRVLFLIILVGTTLEVLTERTREEWRLKRWRSALREHTVVIGFGTKGRSAVQTVCATGLKKEQVVVVDPSAKVIDAATADGYAGVMGDATRSDVLKRAEVGKARQIIVAPQRDDTAVLVTLTARQLNRSAKIVAAVREEENAPLLRQSGADAVITSASAAGRLLGLSVLSPAAGMVIEDLIQQGSGLDLVERPVVRAEAGKRPREIDDLVVSVVRGHRVLGYDDRSIGTLQLTDRLITIVRASPGTQITPHIRPLPTD encoded by the coding sequence ATGTTTCACGTGAAACACGCGGACCACGACACCACCGCCTCCCCCGATTCCGACCGCCCCCGGGACAACGGCACCCGGACGGACGAACGGTCGGTCACCCACCGGGTGAAGCTCCCCGTGAAAGTGGTGGAACGCCCCCTCCGCCAGGTCGCCAAACGGCTGCTCATGGCGCTGCTGGTCCTGGTTCTCACCGCGCTCGTCGTCTACGCCGACCGCGCGGGCTACCGCGACAGCGCCGACGACTCCGTGGACCTGCTCGACTCCTTCTACTACGCCACCGTCACCCTCTCCACCACGGGATACGGCGACATCACCCCGGTCAGCGACAGCGCCCGGCTGACCAACATCTTCGTCATCACGCCCCTGCGCGTGCTGTTCCTGATCATCCTGGTCGGCACCACGCTGGAGGTCCTCACCGAACGGACCCGGGAGGAGTGGCGCCTGAAACGCTGGAGGTCCGCCTTGCGCGAGCACACCGTCGTCATCGGCTTCGGCACGAAGGGGCGGTCCGCCGTGCAGACCGTGTGCGCGACCGGGCTGAAGAAGGAGCAGGTGGTCGTGGTCGACCCCAGCGCCAAGGTGATCGACGCGGCGACCGCCGACGGCTACGCCGGGGTCATGGGCGACGCCACCCGCAGCGATGTGCTCAAGCGGGCCGAGGTGGGCAAGGCCCGGCAGATCATCGTCGCCCCGCAACGCGACGACACCGCCGTGCTCGTCACCCTGACCGCCCGGCAGCTCAACCGGAGCGCCAAGATCGTCGCCGCCGTGCGCGAGGAGGAGAACGCCCCGCTGCTGCGGCAGTCCGGCGCCGATGCCGTCATCACCAGCGCCAGCGCGGCCGGCCGGCTGCTCGGCCTCTCCGTCCTCAGCCCCGCCGCCGGCATGGTCATAGAAGACCTCATCCAGCAGGGCAGCGGACTGGACCTCGTGGAACGGCCCGTGGTGCGCGCCGAGGCGGGCAAACGGCCGCGCGAGATCGACGACCTCGTGGTGAGCGTGGTCCGCGGCCATCGCGTGCTCGGTTACGACGACCGCTCCATCGGCACCCTGCAACTCACGGACCGGCTCATCACCATCGTCCGCGCCAGCCCGGGCACCCAGATCACCCCGCATATCCGCCCGCTGCCCACGGACTGA
- a CDS encoding dihydrolipoamide acetyltransferase family protein, giving the protein MAQVLEFKLPDLGEGLTEAEIVRWLVQVGDVVAVDQPVVEVETAKASVEVPCPYGGVVTARYGEEGTELPVGAPLLTVAVGEPEAEPESGSGNVLVGYGTSEAPGRRRRVRPTAPAGGARVNGAAPAPAASAPAVTPAAAPGGPVPVISPLVRRLAREGGLDLRGLAGSGPDGLILRADVERALRTEPDRDRGRTAGTPAAAVPAPGPAEVRVPLKGIRGAVADKLSRSRREIPDATCWVDADATELMRARAAMNAAGGPKISLLALLARVCTAALARFPELNSSVDSEAREVVQHPYVHLGFAAQTDRGLVVPVVRDAHARGAESLTAEFARLTEAARTGTLTPGDLTGGTFTLNNYGVFGVDGSTPIVNHPEAAMLGVGRIVPKPWVHEGELAVRQVVQLSLTFDHRVCDGGTAGGFLRYVADCVEQPAVLLRTL; this is encoded by the coding sequence ATGGCACAGGTGCTGGAGTTCAAGCTGCCCGACCTCGGCGAGGGACTGACCGAGGCGGAGATCGTCCGCTGGCTGGTCCAGGTCGGTGACGTGGTCGCCGTCGACCAGCCGGTGGTCGAGGTCGAGACGGCCAAGGCGTCGGTGGAGGTGCCCTGCCCCTACGGCGGCGTGGTCACCGCCCGCTACGGCGAGGAGGGCACCGAACTGCCGGTCGGCGCACCGCTGCTGACGGTCGCCGTCGGCGAACCGGAGGCCGAGCCGGAGAGCGGTTCGGGCAATGTCCTGGTCGGCTACGGCACCTCCGAGGCGCCCGGCCGCCGACGGCGGGTACGGCCGACGGCGCCGGCCGGCGGGGCGAGGGTGAACGGCGCCGCGCCCGCGCCCGCCGCGAGCGCCCCCGCCGTCACCCCGGCCGCGGCGCCCGGCGGTCCCGTGCCCGTGATCTCCCCGCTGGTCCGGCGACTGGCCCGCGAGGGCGGGCTGGATCTGCGCGGGCTGGCCGGTTCGGGTCCGGACGGGCTGATCCTCCGTGCCGACGTGGAGCGCGCCCTGCGGACCGAACCGGACCGGGACCGCGGCCGCACGGCCGGGACCCCCGCCGCGGCCGTTCCCGCCCCGGGCCCGGCGGAGGTCCGCGTCCCCCTCAAGGGCATCCGCGGCGCCGTCGCCGACAAGCTCTCCCGCAGCCGCCGGGAGATCCCGGACGCGACCTGCTGGGTGGACGCCGACGCCACGGAACTGATGCGCGCGCGGGCCGCGATGAACGCGGCCGGAGGGCCGAAGATCTCGCTCCTCGCGCTGCTCGCCCGCGTCTGCACCGCCGCGCTCGCCCGCTTCCCCGAGCTGAACTCCTCGGTCGACAGCGAGGCCCGCGAGGTCGTCCAACACCCGTATGTACACCTGGGGTTCGCGGCACAGACCGACCGCGGCCTGGTCGTACCGGTCGTCCGGGACGCCCATGCGCGCGGCGCCGAGTCGCTGACCGCCGAGTTCGCCCGGCTCACCGAGGCCGCCCGCACCGGCACGCTGACCCCGGGGGACCTCACCGGCGGCACCTTCACGCTGAACAACTACGGGGTCTTCGGCGTCGACGGCTCCACGCCGATCGTCAACCACCCCGAGGCGGCCATGCTCGGCGTCGGCAGGATCGTCCCCAAGCCCTGGGTGCACGAGGGGGAACTGGCGGTGCGCCAGGTCGTCCAGCTGTCGCTCACCTTCGACCACCGGGTGTGCGACGGCGGCACGGCGGGCGGCTTCCTGCGGTACGTGGCGGACTGCGTGGAACAGCCGGCGGTGCTGCTGCGCACGCTGTGA
- a CDS encoding bacterial proteasome activator family protein translates to MEMPRNERSPENPQILVVGQDGMALGGGTGNDDSRETPVTEQVEQPAKVMRIGSMIKQLLEEVRAAPLDEASRVRLKEIHASSVKELEDGLAPELVEELERLSLPFTDDATPSDAELRIAQAQLVGWLEGLFHGIQTTLFAQQMAARAQLEQMRRALPPGVTGPDGDDHPAGGRSGGPYL, encoded by the coding sequence ATGGAGATGCCGAGGAACGAACGGTCGCCCGAGAATCCCCAGATCCTCGTCGTGGGCCAGGACGGGATGGCGCTCGGCGGAGGCACCGGGAACGACGATTCCCGCGAGACTCCGGTGACGGAGCAGGTCGAGCAGCCCGCCAAGGTCATGCGGATCGGCAGCATGATCAAGCAGCTTCTGGAGGAGGTGCGTGCGGCTCCCCTCGACGAGGCCAGCCGGGTGCGGCTGAAGGAGATCCACGCCAGCTCCGTCAAGGAGCTGGAGGACGGGCTGGCGCCGGAGCTGGTCGAGGAGCTGGAGCGGCTGTCGCTGCCGTTCACCGACGACGCCACCCCGAGCGACGCGGAACTGCGGATCGCGCAGGCCCAGTTGGTGGGCTGGCTGGAGGGCCTCTTCCACGGCATCCAGACCACGCTGTTCGCCCAGCAGATGGCCGCCCGCGCCCAGCTGGAGCAGATGCGCCGGGCGCTCCCGCCGGGCGTCACGGGCCCCGACGGCGACGACCACCCGGCCGGCGGCCGCTCGGGCGGCCCGTACCTCTGA
- a CDS encoding NAD(P)H-quinone oxidoreductase — protein MHAITIPEPGGPEALVWDEVPDPVPGEGEVLVEVVAGAVNRADILQRQGFYDPPPGASPYPGLECSGRIAALGPGVSGWAVGDEVCALLAGGGYAQKVAVPAGQLLPVPQGVDLAQAAALPEVACTVWSNVFMVAHLRPGETLLVHGGSSGIGTMAIQLAKALGAKVAVTAGTKEKLERCAELGADILINYREQDFVAEIKEATGGAGADVILDNMGAKYLDRNIQALAVNGRLAIIGMQGGAKGELNIGALLSKRAAVSATSLRARPLGEKAAIVAAVREHVWPLLAAGHVRPVVDRALPMPEAAQAHRVVEESGHIGKVLLLAP, from the coding sequence ATGCATGCGATCACGATTCCCGAACCTGGTGGTCCCGAGGCGCTGGTGTGGGACGAGGTCCCCGACCCGGTGCCCGGCGAGGGCGAGGTGCTGGTCGAGGTGGTGGCCGGTGCCGTCAACCGCGCCGACATCCTGCAGCGCCAGGGCTTCTACGACCCGCCGCCCGGCGCCTCCCCCTACCCCGGCCTGGAGTGCTCCGGCCGGATCGCCGCGCTCGGCCCCGGGGTGTCCGGCTGGGCCGTCGGCGACGAGGTGTGCGCCCTGCTCGCGGGCGGCGGCTACGCCCAGAAGGTCGCCGTACCCGCCGGGCAGCTGCTGCCCGTTCCGCAGGGCGTCGACCTCGCCCAGGCCGCCGCACTGCCCGAGGTGGCGTGCACGGTCTGGTCCAACGTGTTCATGGTCGCCCATCTGCGCCCCGGCGAGACGCTGCTCGTGCACGGCGGCTCCAGCGGCATCGGCACCATGGCGATCCAGCTCGCCAAGGCCCTCGGCGCCAAGGTCGCGGTGACCGCCGGGACCAAGGAGAAGCTGGAGCGCTGCGCCGAGCTGGGCGCGGACATCCTGATCAACTACCGGGAGCAGGACTTCGTCGCCGAGATCAAGGAAGCCACCGGCGGCGCGGGCGCCGACGTCATCCTCGACAACATGGGCGCCAAGTACCTCGACCGCAACATCCAGGCCCTCGCCGTCAACGGGCGGCTGGCGATCATCGGGATGCAGGGCGGCGCCAAGGGCGAGCTGAACATCGGGGCGCTGCTGAGCAAGCGGGCCGCCGTCAGCGCCACCTCGCTGCGGGCCCGTCCGCTGGGCGAGAAGGCCGCCATCGTGGCCGCGGTGCGGGAGCACGTCTGGCCGCTGCTCGCGGCGGGGCACGTCCGGCCGGTGGTGGACCGCGCACTGCCGATGCCGGAGGCCGCGCAGGCCCACCGGGTGGTCGAGGAGAGCGGCCACATCGGCAAGGTGCTGCTGCTGGCCCCGTGA
- a CDS encoding protein kinase domain-containing protein, whose product MSQDGAHGRYAGQALAGGRYQLRDLLGEGGMASVHLAYDSVLDRQVAIKTLHTELGREQAFRERFRREAQAVAKLTHTNIVSVFDTGEDDLGGLATPYIVMEYVEGRPLGSVLEEDIRQYGAMPADKALKVTADVLAALDISHEMGLVHRDIKPGNVMMTKRGVVKVMDFGIARAMQSGVTSMTQTGMVVGTPQYLSPEQALGRGVDARSDLYSVGIMLFQLVTGRLPFDADSPLAIAYAHVQEEPVAPSSVNRSLPPAVDALVARALRKNPNERFPTADAMREECLRVAASFQAAAPSIVPGAGPRQSGSGVGSAVFPPVDQARQTPPGPVQTPYQPGPYGPGQGTPAPVAPAPAYGYPQQAGYQTPPVGYGPQTPPPYAQTPHTAVQGAGRGSGGGRGNKAVIIGASVVSLAAVVGLIVALTANSDGGEDTGGRGGASASAAASHRPGYRAPDTTRVIDKTKCTEPEESYDDPAKIRLPDFRYKDINSVKACFQAAGWQLKIKKVDDNTWGDGTVMDQFPSQGTDVSAKDPGTIELSVSTGNPPQ is encoded by the coding sequence ATGAGCCAGGACGGCGCACACGGCCGGTACGCGGGGCAGGCGCTGGCCGGTGGCCGCTACCAGCTGCGCGACTTGCTCGGCGAGGGCGGCATGGCCTCCGTGCACCTCGCGTACGACTCCGTGCTGGACCGTCAGGTCGCGATCAAGACACTTCACACCGAACTCGGCCGCGAACAGGCCTTCCGCGAGCGCTTCCGCCGCGAGGCCCAGGCCGTGGCGAAGCTCACGCACACCAACATCGTCTCCGTCTTCGACACGGGCGAGGACGACCTGGGCGGCCTGGCCACGCCGTACATCGTCATGGAGTACGTCGAGGGCCGCCCGCTCGGCTCCGTGCTCGAAGAGGACATCCGGCAGTACGGCGCCATGCCCGCCGACAAGGCGCTGAAGGTCACCGCCGACGTGCTGGCGGCGCTGGACATCAGCCACGAGATGGGGCTCGTCCACCGCGACATCAAGCCGGGCAACGTGATGATGACCAAGCGCGGTGTGGTCAAGGTCATGGACTTCGGCATCGCCCGCGCCATGCAGTCCGGTGTGACGTCGATGACGCAGACCGGCATGGTCGTCGGCACCCCGCAGTACCTCTCGCCCGAGCAGGCCCTCGGCCGTGGCGTGGACGCCCGCTCCGACCTGTACTCGGTCGGCATCATGCTGTTCCAACTGGTCACCGGGCGGCTGCCGTTCGACGCGGACTCCCCGCTGGCCATCGCGTACGCGCATGTACAGGAGGAGCCGGTCGCGCCGTCCTCCGTCAACCGCTCGCTGCCCCCCGCGGTGGACGCGCTGGTCGCCCGCGCGCTGCGGAAGAACCCGAACGAGCGCTTCCCGACCGCCGACGCCATGCGCGAGGAGTGCCTGCGGGTCGCCGCCTCCTTCCAGGCGGCGGCGCCGAGCATCGTGCCGGGAGCGGGTCCGCGGCAGAGCGGCTCGGGAGTCGGCTCCGCGGTCTTCCCGCCGGTCGACCAGGCGCGGCAGACGCCGCCCGGGCCGGTGCAGACGCCGTACCAGCCGGGCCCGTACGGCCCCGGCCAGGGCACCCCCGCACCGGTCGCGCCCGCCCCGGCCTACGGCTATCCGCAGCAGGCCGGCTACCAGACCCCGCCCGTGGGCTACGGGCCGCAGACCCCGCCGCCGTACGCCCAGACACCGCACACGGCCGTGCAGGGGGCCGGGCGGGGCTCCGGCGGCGGCCGGGGCAACAAGGCCGTGATCATCGGCGCGAGCGTGGTGTCGCTCGCCGCGGTCGTCGGCCTGATCGTGGCGCTGACCGCGAACAGTGACGGCGGTGAGGACACGGGCGGGCGCGGCGGCGCCTCCGCCTCGGCGGCCGCCTCGCACCGGCCGGGCTACCGGGCGCCGGACACCACCCGGGTGATCGACAAGACGAAGTGCACGGAGCCGGAGGAGTCCTACGACGACCCCGCCAAGATCCGGCTGCCCGACTTCCGCTACAAGGACATCAACTCCGTCAAGGCGTGCTTCCAGGCGGCCGGCTGGCAGCTGAAGATCAAGAAGGTGGACGACAACACCTGGGGCGACGGGACCGTGATGGACCAGTTCCCGTCCCAGGGCACGGACGTGAGCGCCAAGGACCCGGGCACCATCGAGCTGAGCGTGTCGACGGGCAATCCGCCGCAGTGA
- a CDS encoding alpha-ketoacid dehydrogenase subunit beta, which yields MTTVAVKPATMAQALTRAMRDAMAADPSVHVLGEDVGTLGGVFRVTDGLAREFGEDRCTDTPLAEAGILGAAVGMAMYGLRPVVEMQFDAFAYPAFEQLVSHVSRMRNRTRGRMPLPITVRIPYGGGIGGVEHHSDSSEAYYMATPGLHVVTPATVADAYGLLRRSIASDDPVVFLEPKRLYWSKDTWNPEQPAEVEPIGRAVVRRTGRSATLITYGPSVPVCLEAAEAARTEGWDLEVVDLRSLVPFDDETVCASVRRTGRAVVVHESTGFGGPGGEIAARVTERCFHHLEAPVLRVAGFDLPYPPPMLERHHLPGVDRILDAVARLQWEAEG from the coding sequence ATGACCACCGTGGCCGTCAAGCCCGCCACCATGGCACAGGCCCTCACCCGCGCGATGCGCGACGCGATGGCCGCCGACCCGAGCGTGCACGTCCTGGGCGAGGACGTCGGCACCCTCGGCGGCGTCTTCCGGGTCACCGACGGACTCGCCAGGGAGTTCGGCGAGGACCGCTGCACCGACACCCCGCTCGCCGAGGCCGGCATCCTCGGCGCCGCCGTCGGCATGGCCATGTACGGCCTGCGGCCGGTGGTGGAGATGCAGTTCGACGCCTTCGCCTACCCGGCGTTCGAGCAACTGGTCAGCCACGTCTCCCGGATGCGCAACCGCACCCGCGGCAGGATGCCCCTGCCGATCACCGTGCGCATCCCCTACGGGGGCGGCATCGGCGGCGTCGAGCACCACAGCGACTCCTCCGAGGCGTACTACATGGCCACCCCCGGCCTGCACGTGGTCACACCCGCGACCGTCGCCGACGCCTACGGCCTGCTGCGCCGGTCCATCGCCTCCGACGACCCGGTGGTCTTCCTGGAGCCCAAGCGGCTCTACTGGTCCAAGGACACCTGGAACCCCGAGCAGCCGGCGGAGGTCGAGCCGATCGGCCGGGCGGTGGTGCGGCGCACCGGCCGCAGCGCCACGCTGATCACCTACGGCCCCTCCGTGCCCGTCTGCCTGGAGGCCGCCGAGGCCGCGCGGACCGAGGGCTGGGACCTGGAGGTCGTCGACCTGCGCTCCCTGGTGCCGTTCGACGACGAGACGGTGTGCGCCTCCGTGCGCCGCACCGGACGCGCGGTGGTGGTGCACGAGTCCACCGGCTTCGGCGGGCCGGGCGGCGAGATCGCGGCCCGTGTCACCGAGCGCTGCTTCCACCACCTGGAGGCCCCCGTGCTGCGCGTGGCCGGGTTCGACCTGCCCTACCCGCCGCCCATGCTGGAGCGGCACCATCTGCCCGGCGTGGACCGCATCCTGGACGCCGTGGCCCGGTTGCAGTGGGAGGCCGAGGGCTGA
- a CDS encoding molybdopterin molybdotransferase MoeA, which produces MTASRLGGGAPVEDGDDLDVEEALALVREAKDDGTGPPPVPGTRDARTDGPHRATSWPEAREIAARAARTARSAGARRGPVSVPLGDSLGLVLAAPLDALGDLPSFDTSAMDGWAVAGPGPWTVREEGVLAGHAQPAPLTDGEAVPIATGARVPADTTAVLRTEHGRTDTQGRLHATRDLAHGQDIRPRGQECRSGDQLLPVGTLVTPAVLGLAAAAGYDTVTVVPRPRVEVLVLGDELLTEGLPRDGLIRDALGPMLPPWLRALGAEVVAVRRVRDDARALRKAITASPADLVVTTGGTAAGPVDHVHPTLERIGAELLVDGVAVRPGHPMLLARLQDGRHLVGLPGNPLAAVSGLLTLAEPLLRTLAAHPAPEPYALPLTEAVHGHPYDTRLVPVVLRGDRAVPLHYNGPAMLRGVAAADALAVVPPGGARPGEEAELLDLPWAVAGIGVCFT; this is translated from the coding sequence ATGACCGCGTCCCGCCTGGGCGGCGGGGCACCCGTGGAGGACGGCGACGACCTCGATGTCGAGGAGGCCCTGGCCCTCGTGAGGGAAGCCAAGGACGACGGTACCGGCCCGCCCCCGGTGCCCGGGACACGGGACGCGCGGACCGACGGCCCGCACCGGGCCACCTCCTGGCCCGAGGCCCGCGAGATCGCCGCCCGCGCCGCCCGGACGGCCCGGTCCGCGGGCGCCCGCCGGGGCCCCGTCTCCGTCCCGCTCGGCGACTCCCTCGGCCTGGTCCTGGCCGCGCCCCTCGACGCGCTCGGCGACCTGCCCTCCTTCGACACCTCCGCGATGGACGGCTGGGCGGTCGCCGGGCCCGGCCCCTGGACGGTGCGCGAGGAGGGCGTGCTCGCCGGGCACGCCCAGCCCGCGCCGCTCACGGACGGCGAGGCGGTGCCCATCGCGACCGGTGCCCGCGTCCCCGCCGACACCACCGCCGTGCTGCGCACCGAGCACGGCCGCACCGACACCCAGGGCCGGCTGCACGCCACCCGGGACCTGGCCCACGGTCAGGACATCCGCCCGCGCGGCCAGGAGTGCCGCAGCGGCGACCAGTTGCTGCCCGTCGGCACCCTGGTCACCCCCGCCGTCCTCGGCCTGGCCGCCGCCGCGGGATACGACACCGTCACCGTCGTCCCCCGCCCCCGCGTCGAAGTCCTCGTCCTCGGGGACGAGTTGCTGACCGAGGGGCTGCCGCGCGACGGCCTGATCCGGGACGCGCTCGGCCCGATGCTGCCGCCCTGGCTGCGCGCCCTCGGTGCCGAGGTCGTCGCCGTACGCCGGGTCCGCGACGACGCCAGGGCCCTGCGCAAGGCGATCACCGCCTCCCCGGCCGACCTGGTCGTCACCACCGGAGGTACCGCCGCCGGGCCCGTCGACCATGTCCACCCCACCCTGGAACGCATCGGCGCCGAACTCCTCGTGGACGGCGTCGCGGTGCGCCCCGGCCATCCCATGCTGCTGGCCCGCCTCCAGGACGGCCGGCATCTCGTCGGACTGCCCGGCAACCCCCTCGCGGCCGTCTCCGGCCTGCTCACGCTCGCCGAGCCGCTGCTGCGGACCCTGGCCGCCCACCCGGCCCCCGAGCCGTACGCGCTGCCGCTGACGGAGGCGGTGCACGGACACCCGTACGACACCCGGCTCGTCCCCGTGGTGCTGCGCGGCGACCGCGCCGTACCGCTGCACTACAACGGCCCGGCCATGCTGCGCGGTGTCGCCGCCGCCGACGCGCTGGCCGTCGTACCGCCGGGCGGCGCCCGGCCGGGCGAGGAGGCGGAGCTGCTGGACCTGCCCTGGGCGGTCGCCGGGATCGGGGTATGTTTCACGTGA
- a CDS encoding NTP transferase domain-containing protein, with translation MPYDPYDAVVLAGGAARRLGGADKPGVRVGGRALLDRVLAACAGARTTVVVAAPRPTVRPVRWAREEPPGAGPVAALAAGLRHTTAEHAVVLSADLPFLRPATLRRLLAALHGTGADGALLTDADGRDQPLVAAYRTAALRRELAALAAAPDGLTGLPLRRLTGALRLTRVPDPHASFDCDTWDDIVNARARIREHGHVLDEWISAVKDELGIDLDVDMNVLLDLARDAAHGVARPAAPLTTFLVGYAAARGEGGPEAVAEAARKAAALALSWEEEARETGGAGEGNGGPSAPDAG, from the coding sequence GTGCCGTACGACCCGTACGACGCCGTCGTGCTGGCCGGCGGTGCCGCGCGGCGGCTCGGCGGGGCCGACAAGCCCGGGGTACGGGTCGGCGGCCGGGCACTGCTGGACCGGGTGCTCGCCGCCTGCGCGGGCGCCCGTACGACCGTCGTGGTGGCCGCGCCCCGGCCCACCGTCCGGCCCGTGCGCTGGGCACGCGAGGAGCCGCCCGGCGCGGGGCCGGTCGCCGCGCTGGCCGCCGGCCTGCGGCACACCACGGCCGAGCACGCCGTCGTCCTCTCCGCCGACCTCCCCTTCCTCCGCCCGGCCACCCTGCGCCGGTTGCTGGCCGCGCTCCACGGGACCGGCGCCGACGGCGCACTGCTCACCGACGCGGACGGCCGCGACCAGCCGCTGGTGGCCGCCTACCGCACCGCCGCGCTCCGCCGTGAACTGGCCGCCCTCGCCGCCGCGCCCGACGGCCTCACCGGCCTGCCTCTGCGCCGGCTCACCGGCGCCCTCCGCCTCACCCGCGTCCCGGACCCGCACGCGTCCTTCGACTGCGACACCTGGGACGACATCGTCAACGCCAGGGCACGCATCAGGGAGCATGGGCACGTGTTGGATGAATGGATCTCCGCAGTCAAGGACGAGCTGGGCATCGACCTGGACGTCGACATGAACGTCCTGCTCGACCTGGCCCGGGACGCCGCACACGGTGTCGCGCGGCCCGCCGCCCCGCTGACCACCTTCCTCGTCGGCTACGCCGCGGCCCGGGGCGAGGGCGGCCCCGAGGCCGTCGCCGAGGCCGCCCGCAAGGCCGCCGCACTGGCGCTGAGCTGGGAGGAAGAGGCGCGGGAGACCGGCGGGGCCGGGGAAGGGAACGGGGGCCCGAGCGCCCCGGACGCCGGATGA